The following are encoded in a window of Nakamurella sp. A5-74 genomic DNA:
- a CDS encoding LpqB family beta-propeller domain-containing protein, giving the protein MSGARRWRIALAVVVGLLSASCSGIPSGGQAEVVRTVEGPQNPSQPLTPQSGQAPDQVIRGFIAASADNRSDQSQGKPFAAARPFLTARASEAWQPAKERIVVVGDDYALSQDKDDASTYTLVAQQVGVLAVDKSYTAAAAGVEALKIHVVEVDGEWRIDVPPTALVITTSDFSANYLERPVYFLNSTGTNLVPDLRYLPRSSTEAVRADRLVSMLLSGPSARLSSGVTSMLSGSVRLAANVVIDTGGVVRVDLTGVSLPTDLARQALAAQLAWTVRSEGTVAITVDGAPLDSAQPDQIYSSGTTASFDPDTTPAIGRTAARDPYYLDSDGRIVSLVDSKPMWGEWGTRGEVKSAAMSAATGAVAAVVQDGDSQQLRLGYPLEQAEAERTVLTASSLTQPTFDRFGNELWVVQDGQTDPQVIRLTISAQVSQQVVSVPGLDKLGKVTALQLSPDGVRVAVVASESLYIGTIERISQEGTTRVQVVGLTELSRALPGGVGAVVFRSAAELLVAAGPDRSHRPVSVSIDGREISPRTSSGIFDNVTALAIDDEHAYISFGSRIWRLSGSLTSGEWETPDPKIPAFVGTAPFLPN; this is encoded by the coding sequence ATGAGCGGCGCCCGGCGCTGGAGGATCGCCCTGGCGGTCGTCGTCGGTCTGCTGTCCGCGTCGTGCTCCGGTATCCCCTCCGGCGGCCAGGCCGAGGTGGTGCGCACTGTCGAGGGCCCGCAGAACCCCTCCCAACCTTTGACCCCGCAGTCCGGCCAGGCTCCCGACCAGGTGATCCGCGGTTTCATCGCGGCCAGCGCGGACAACCGATCCGACCAATCGCAGGGAAAGCCCTTTGCGGCGGCGCGGCCGTTCCTCACGGCGCGGGCCTCCGAAGCGTGGCAACCGGCGAAGGAGCGGATCGTCGTCGTGGGTGACGACTACGCCCTGAGCCAGGACAAGGACGACGCGAGCACCTACACATTGGTCGCCCAACAGGTGGGCGTGCTCGCCGTCGACAAGTCGTACACCGCAGCCGCCGCCGGCGTCGAGGCCCTGAAGATCCACGTCGTGGAGGTGGACGGCGAGTGGCGGATCGACGTCCCACCGACGGCGCTGGTGATCACCACCTCCGACTTCTCCGCCAACTACCTCGAGCGCCCCGTCTACTTCCTCAACAGCACGGGGACCAACCTGGTGCCCGACCTGCGTTACCTGCCCCGCAGCTCCACGGAAGCGGTGCGGGCCGACCGACTCGTCTCGATGCTGCTGTCCGGACCCAGCGCACGGCTGAGTTCCGGGGTGACGAGCATGCTGTCGGGCTCCGTGCGGCTGGCGGCCAACGTGGTGATCGACACCGGCGGTGTGGTGCGGGTCGATTTGACCGGTGTCTCGCTGCCCACCGACCTGGCCCGGCAGGCCCTGGCTGCTCAGCTGGCCTGGACCGTCCGGTCGGAAGGGACGGTGGCGATCACCGTGGACGGCGCCCCGCTGGATTCGGCTCAGCCCGATCAGATCTACTCCTCGGGCACGACGGCCTCCTTCGACCCGGACACCACACCGGCCATCGGCCGGACGGCCGCCCGCGACCCCTACTACCTGGACAGCGACGGCCGGATCGTGTCGCTGGTGGACAGCAAGCCCATGTGGGGCGAATGGGGCACCCGCGGCGAGGTGAAGTCTGCGGCCATGTCGGCCGCGACAGGCGCGGTCGCGGCGGTGGTGCAGGACGGCGACTCGCAGCAGCTGCGTCTCGGCTATCCGTTGGAGCAAGCGGAGGCCGAGCGCACCGTCCTGACGGCCAGCTCCCTCACCCAGCCCACGTTCGACCGCTTCGGCAACGAGCTCTGGGTGGTGCAGGACGGCCAGACGGATCCGCAGGTGATCCGGTTGACCATCTCCGCCCAGGTGTCGCAGCAGGTGGTATCGGTCCCGGGGCTGGACAAGCTGGGCAAGGTGACTGCGCTGCAGCTGTCGCCGGACGGGGTCCGGGTGGCGGTGGTGGCGAGCGAGTCGCTGTACATCGGGACCATCGAGCGGATCAGCCAGGAGGGCACGACCCGCGTGCAGGTGGTGGGTCTGACCGAGCTGTCGAGGGCACTCCCGGGGGGCGTCGGAGCGGTGGTGTTCCGCTCGGCCGCCGAGCTGCTGGTCGCCGCCGGGCCCGACAGGAGTCACCGGCCGGTCTCGGTCTCGATCGACGGTCGGGAGATCAGTCCGCGCACCAGCAGCGGGATCTTCGACAATGTGACCGCGCTGGCCATCGACGACGAGCATGCCTACATCTCCTTCGGTAGCCGGATCTGGAGACTGTCGGGGTCGCTGACGAGCGGCGAATGGGAGACGCCCGATCCGAAGATCCCGGCCTTCGTCGGGACTGCTCCTTTCCTACCGAACTGA
- the mtrB gene encoding MtrAB system histidine kinase MtrB, whose translation MSALAEDPAPAPQRLARARAAQRRARWGRISQAARSGVSFWSRSLRLRVLVLTLSTSILVIAVLGLVLQQQITDRLLETKRDAAIAELENALGVTQSQLSNADPEETSLQSQLLNVVNVLGRPVDAGAAQGGQAGVFEPVVATLRGVSVTAGLWSDVPAELRNKVSEGTLAWQYTSIIREGQQGAALVVGGPAITGTDSFGVFLIFPLSGEQRTIQVIQRTLLVAGAALVAAMTLIAVVVASQVVRPVRRAAAVAERFAAGALEERMPVKGAAELTTMARSFNGMAEAIRAQIRQLEEFGRLQRRFTSDVSHELRTPVTTVRMAADLLHAERKQFPAHLGRATELLVDELDRFETLLADLLEISRHDAGMAELNAEPTDVRGHVESCVTAVHALADRVGVSISVEVPDDPVIAEVDARRFERILRNLLGNAIDHADGGRVEVEVADGPESIAIAVTDYGVGLRPGEAGLVFNRFWRADPSRQRQTGGTGLGLAISLEDARLHGGWLQASGTPGLGARFRLTLPKVSGTLVTGSPLPLRSPAHREGRDDHLDPHDDVDEHIIDPVAVRTEGARDRDPRAGIGR comes from the coding sequence ATGTCGGCTCTGGCTGAGGATCCGGCACCCGCACCACAGCGACTGGCCAGAGCCAGGGCCGCCCAGCGTCGCGCCCGCTGGGGCCGGATCAGCCAGGCAGCCCGCAGCGGAGTCTCCTTCTGGAGCCGCTCGCTGCGGCTGCGGGTGCTCGTGCTGACGCTGTCGACTTCGATCCTGGTGATCGCCGTGCTCGGGCTGGTGCTGCAGCAGCAGATCACCGACCGCCTGCTCGAGACCAAGCGCGACGCAGCGATCGCCGAGCTGGAGAATGCCCTGGGGGTCACCCAGAGCCAGCTCTCCAACGCGGATCCGGAAGAGACGAGCCTGCAGAGCCAGCTGCTCAACGTGGTGAACGTGTTGGGCCGCCCGGTCGACGCGGGTGCTGCCCAGGGCGGACAGGCCGGCGTGTTCGAACCGGTGGTGGCCACCCTGCGTGGGGTGAGCGTGACAGCCGGGCTCTGGTCGGACGTCCCCGCCGAGCTGCGCAACAAGGTCTCCGAGGGCACCCTGGCCTGGCAGTACACGTCGATCATCCGCGAGGGTCAGCAGGGCGCAGCGTTGGTGGTGGGCGGTCCCGCCATCACCGGCACCGACTCCTTCGGGGTGTTCCTGATCTTTCCCCTGTCCGGTGAGCAGCGCACCATCCAGGTGATCCAACGGACCCTGCTGGTCGCCGGAGCGGCACTGGTCGCCGCAATGACGTTGATCGCGGTGGTGGTCGCCAGCCAGGTGGTGCGACCGGTCCGCCGGGCGGCGGCGGTCGCCGAGCGGTTCGCGGCCGGTGCGCTCGAAGAGCGCATGCCGGTCAAGGGCGCCGCCGAGCTGACCACCATGGCCCGGTCGTTCAACGGGATGGCCGAGGCGATCCGGGCGCAGATCCGGCAGCTGGAGGAGTTCGGTCGGTTGCAGCGCCGGTTCACCTCCGACGTGTCCCACGAGTTGCGCACCCCGGTCACCACCGTGCGGATGGCCGCCGATCTGCTGCACGCCGAGCGCAAGCAGTTCCCCGCCCACCTGGGCAGGGCCACGGAGTTGCTGGTGGACGAACTGGACCGTTTCGAGACCCTGCTGGCAGACCTGCTCGAGATCAGTCGCCACGACGCTGGCATGGCCGAGCTCAACGCGGAACCCACCGATGTGCGCGGCCACGTCGAGTCCTGCGTCACCGCCGTCCACGCGTTGGCCGATCGGGTCGGGGTCAGCATCTCCGTCGAGGTGCCGGACGACCCGGTGATCGCCGAGGTGGATGCCCGGCGCTTCGAGCGGATCCTGCGGAACCTGCTGGGCAATGCGATCGATCATGCCGACGGCGGGCGGGTGGAGGTCGAGGTGGCCGACGGCCCGGAGAGCATCGCGATCGCGGTGACCGACTACGGCGTCGGGCTGCGGCCCGGCGAGGCCGGGCTGGTGTTCAACCGGTTCTGGCGGGCCGACCCGTCGCGTCAGCGACAGACCGGTGGTACCGGCCTCGGGTTGGCCATCTCGCTGGAGGACGCACGGCTGCACGGTGGCTGGCTGCAGGCCAGTGGAACCCCCGGGCTCGGAGCGCGGTTCCGACTCACGCTGCCCAAGGTGTCGGGAACGCTGGTCACCGGTTCGCCGCTGCCGCTGCGATCGCCGGCGCACCGGGAGGGGCGGGACGATCATCTCGACCCGCACGACGATGTGGACGAGCACATCATCGATCCCGTCGCCGTTCGCACCGAGGGCGCCCGCGACCGCGATCCACGTGCCGGGATCGGGCGATGA
- the mtrA gene encoding MtrAB system response regulator MtrA: protein MRPRVLVVDDDPALAEMLTIVLRGEGFDTAVVRDGARAVDAFRDSHPDLILLDLMLPGVSGLDVCKEIRAESGVPIIMLTAKTDTVDVVLGLESGADDYVMKPFKPKELTARIRARLRRSDTGSAELLRVADVEIDVLGHQVTRAGRPISLTPLEFDLLVALARKPRQVFSREVLLEQVWGYRHAADTRLVNVHVQRLRSKIEKDPERPEVVVTVRGVGYKAGVS from the coding sequence ATGAGACCGCGCGTACTGGTGGTGGACGACGATCCTGCGCTTGCCGAGATGCTCACGATCGTGCTCCGCGGAGAAGGCTTCGACACCGCTGTCGTCCGGGACGGGGCGAGGGCGGTCGACGCCTTCCGTGACAGTCACCCGGATCTGATCCTGCTCGACCTGATGCTGCCGGGCGTCTCCGGGCTGGACGTGTGCAAGGAGATCCGGGCCGAATCCGGGGTGCCGATCATCATGCTGACCGCCAAGACCGACACCGTTGATGTGGTGCTCGGCCTGGAGTCGGGTGCCGACGACTACGTGATGAAGCCGTTCAAGCCGAAGGAACTGACCGCGCGCATCCGCGCCCGACTGCGCCGCAGCGACACCGGTTCCGCCGAGCTGCTGCGGGTCGCCGACGTTGAGATCGACGTCCTCGGTCACCAGGTCACCCGTGCAGGCAGGCCGATCTCGCTCACGCCGCTGGAGTTCGACCTGCTGGTGGCACTGGCCCGCAAACCGCGTCAGGTGTTCTCCCGAGAGGTGCTGCTGGAGCAGGTCTGGGGGTACCGGCACGCCGCCGACACCCGGCTGGTGAATGTCCACGTCCAGCGGCTGCGCTCCAAGATCGAGAAGGATCCCGAGCGCCCCGAGGTCGTCGTCACGGTCCGCGGTGTCGGCTACAAGGCCGGCGTCTCGTGA
- a CDS encoding dTMP kinase, with protein MSAHRGRLVVIEGLDGSGKNTLTRSLVARAERAGARVATLDFPRYGRSIHADLVRDMLYGRLGDLSHSVHGGALLFALDRRDALPDIESALADNDLLVLDRYISANAAYASARLGGPAGDAGTAMPKWVRELEVDRFGLPVPDLQLLLDTDADESARRAAQRAGGDATRELDDFERDGDLQVRTGQMYARLAAGCYLSPWTVLRSGPDGVDEVSERDLLG; from the coding sequence GTGAGCGCACACCGAGGCCGACTGGTCGTCATCGAGGGATTGGACGGCTCCGGCAAGAACACCCTCACCCGGTCGCTGGTGGCGCGTGCGGAGCGCGCAGGTGCCCGGGTCGCGACCCTCGACTTCCCCCGGTACGGCCGCAGCATCCACGCCGACCTGGTGCGCGACATGCTCTACGGACGGTTGGGCGATCTGTCGCACTCGGTGCACGGCGGTGCACTGCTGTTCGCCCTGGATCGGCGGGATGCGCTGCCAGACATCGAGAGCGCCCTCGCCGACAACGACCTGCTCGTGCTGGACCGCTACATCTCGGCGAACGCGGCCTACGCCTCCGCCCGGCTCGGTGGCCCCGCGGGGGATGCAGGCACCGCGATGCCGAAATGGGTCCGGGAGTTGGAGGTCGATCGTTTCGGGCTACCGGTGCCGGATCTTCAACTGCTGCTGGACACAGATGCGGACGAGTCGGCCCGCCGGGCTGCACAGCGCGCCGGCGGGGACGCCACCAGAGAGCTCGACGACTTCGAACGCGACGGTGATCTGCAGGTCCGCACCGGGCAGATGTACGCCCGGTTGGCAGCTGGGTGCTACCTCTCTCCCTGGACCGTGCTGCGGTCCGGGCCGGACGGTGTCGATGAGGTGTCCGAGCGGGATCTGCTGGGCTGA
- a CDS encoding FKBP-type peptidyl-prolyl cis-trans isomerase: MTEANTGKPQIEFPEGPAPAELVIEDITVGDGTEAVPGGTVEVHYVGVEYDTGEQFDASWDRGASISFPLRGLIAGWQEGIPGMKVGGRRKLTIPPQLAYGAAGSGHRLSGKTLIFVIDLIGA, encoded by the coding sequence ATGACAGAAGCGAACACGGGCAAGCCCCAGATCGAGTTCCCCGAGGGTCCGGCTCCTGCCGAGCTGGTCATCGAGGACATCACCGTCGGCGACGGGACCGAAGCCGTCCCGGGCGGTACCGTCGAGGTCCACTACGTGGGCGTCGAGTACGACACCGGCGAGCAGTTCGACGCCTCGTGGGACCGCGGGGCGTCCATCTCGTTCCCGCTGCGCGGCCTGATCGCCGGGTGGCAGGAAGGGATCCCCGGCATGAAGGTGGGCGGACGGCGCAAGCTCACCATCCCGCCGCAGCTCGCCTACGGCGCTGCGGGCTCCGGCCACCGCCTCTCGGGCAAGACGCTGATCTTCGTCATCGACCTGATCGGCGCCTGA
- a CDS encoding cutinase family protein, giving the protein MKNRLAVLVTSVLIAAGLSVALPQVASAASCAGTYRIVVPGFGHGSDAGGFYNFDQRVGYSAQLTSQSAREGVNELNRLVRDQRNVCPGQHVRMIGHSEGAAVVHIWVTANWQSFGNVNAVLLADPKRAPEGHGSGGLAGQPGTGIVGFPLVGVDNFYGNVPTVTICTDDIICDSTAPSGWLGYYPGTNHINYNFDANAYSDNGNGQWFYGQFFPR; this is encoded by the coding sequence ATGAAGAACAGACTTGCAGTACTCGTCACCAGCGTGCTGATCGCCGCCGGCCTGTCCGTCGCCCTGCCCCAGGTCGCTTCCGCTGCCTCGTGCGCCGGGACCTACCGGATCGTGGTTCCTGGATTCGGACACGGCAGTGATGCCGGCGGGTTCTACAACTTCGACCAGCGCGTGGGGTATTCGGCCCAGCTGACCAGCCAGAGCGCCCGGGAGGGTGTGAACGAGCTGAACCGGCTCGTTCGCGACCAGCGCAATGTCTGTCCCGGCCAGCACGTGCGGATGATCGGCCACTCCGAGGGAGCCGCCGTCGTGCACATCTGGGTGACAGCGAACTGGCAGTCGTTCGGCAACGTCAATGCGGTACTGCTGGCCGACCCGAAGCGCGCCCCCGAGGGCCATGGCAGCGGTGGCCTCGCTGGTCAGCCGGGCACCGGCATCGTCGGCTTCCCGTTGGTGGGCGTCGACAATTTCTACGGCAACGTCCCGACGGTGACCATCTGCACCGACGACATCATCTGCGACAGCACCGCCCCGTCCGGCTGGTTGGGCTACTACCCGGGCACCAACCACATCAACTACAACTTCGATGCCAACGCCTACTCCGACAACGGGAACGGCCAGTGGTTCTACGGCCAGTTCTTCCCCCGCTGA
- the ahcY gene encoding adenosylhomocysteinase, whose protein sequence is MNHYDVDLTADVVNGLDFKVADLSLADFGRKEITLAEHEMPGLMSLRREYADVQPLKGARIAGSLHMTIQTAVLIETLVSLGADVRWVSCNIYSTQDHAAAATVVGPHGTEEAPKGVSVFAWKGESLAEYWWCTEQMLRWPSADGSHLGPNMILDDGGDATLLIHKGLQYEKAGVVPSTTDDDSDEYKVILDLLRSSLARDNGYWTAIAPAIMGVTEETTTGVLRLYQLAAAGELLFPAINVNDSVTKSKFDNKYGCRHSLIDGLNRATDTLIGGKVALICGYGDVGKGSAESLRGQGARVVIAEIDPICALQALMDGYEVDTVDDAVGRADIIITTTGNKDIITLDHMKAMKHQAILGNIGHFDNEIDIAGLHRSDATQLEIKPQVHLWTFASGKTLLVLSEGRLLNLGNATGHPSFVMSSSFANQTIAQIELFTKNNEYDKEVYRLPKHLDEKVAKIHVEALGGKLTKLTKDQAEYIGVDVEGPFKADHYRY, encoded by the coding sequence ATCAACCACTACGACGTCGACCTCACCGCTGACGTGGTGAACGGTCTCGACTTCAAGGTCGCCGACCTGTCGCTGGCCGATTTCGGCCGCAAGGAGATCACTCTCGCCGAGCACGAGATGCCCGGCCTGATGTCGCTGCGGCGCGAGTACGCAGATGTCCAGCCGCTCAAGGGCGCCCGCATCGCCGGCTCCCTGCACATGACCATCCAGACCGCCGTGCTCATCGAGACCCTCGTCAGCCTGGGCGCCGATGTCCGCTGGGTGAGCTGCAACATCTACTCCACCCAGGATCACGCCGCGGCCGCGACCGTCGTCGGGCCGCACGGCACCGAAGAGGCGCCGAAGGGCGTCTCGGTGTTCGCCTGGAAGGGCGAGAGCCTCGCCGAGTACTGGTGGTGCACCGAGCAGATGCTGCGCTGGCCCTCGGCTGACGGTTCGCATCTCGGCCCGAACATGATCCTGGACGACGGCGGCGACGCCACCCTGCTGATCCACAAGGGCCTGCAGTACGAGAAGGCCGGCGTCGTCCCGTCCACCACCGATGACGACTCCGACGAGTACAAGGTGATCCTCGACCTGCTGCGCAGCTCGCTCGCGCGTGACAACGGGTACTGGACCGCCATCGCCCCGGCGATCATGGGCGTCACCGAGGAGACCACCACCGGCGTCCTGCGGCTGTACCAGCTCGCCGCCGCAGGTGAGCTGCTGTTCCCGGCCATCAACGTCAACGACTCGGTGACCAAGAGCAAGTTCGACAACAAGTACGGCTGCCGCCACTCGCTGATCGACGGCCTGAATCGCGCCACCGACACGCTGATCGGCGGCAAGGTCGCGCTGATCTGCGGCTACGGCGACGTCGGCAAGGGCTCCGCGGAGTCGCTCCGCGGTCAGGGCGCGCGCGTCGTCATCGCCGAGATCGATCCGATCTGCGCGTTGCAGGCGCTGATGGATGGCTACGAGGTCGACACCGTGGACGACGCGGTCGGCCGCGCGGACATCATCATCACCACGACCGGCAACAAGGACATCATCACCCTGGACCACATGAAGGCGATGAAGCACCAGGCGATCCTGGGCAACATCGGCCACTTCGACAACGAGATCGACATTGCCGGTCTGCACCGTTCGGACGCCACGCAGCTGGAGATCAAGCCGCAGGTGCACCTGTGGACGTTCGCCAGTGGCAAGACGCTGCTGGTGCTCTCCGAAGGACGTCTGTTGAACCTCGGCAACGCCACCGGTCACCCGTCGTTCGTCATGAGCAGCTCGTTCGCGAACCAGACCATCGCCCAGATCGAGCTGTTCACCAAGAACAACGAGTACGACAAGGAGGTTTACCGGCTCCCCAAGCACCTGGACGAGAAGGTTGCCAAGATCCACGTCGAGGCGCTCGGCGGCAAGCTCACCAAGCTCACCAAGGACCAGGCGGAGTACATCGGCGTCGACGTCGAGGGCCCGTTCAAGGCGGATCACTACCGCTACTGA
- a CDS encoding MFS transporter gives MAAATRSRRTALSVTTVGILAVTLNSSILLISLPAIFRGLGLDPLAPQNISYLLWMLMGFMLVTAVLVVTFGRLGDQYGRAKVFNLGFAVFTVGSLGCALVPNSGAAGALEIIIWRVVQGIGGAMVMANSTAIITDAFPPARRGFALGVNQVAGLAGGFLGLIIGGVLSEWDWRAVFWVSVPVGVWGTWRGYRSLSDPPRDRSHKVVIDLWGNLTFGVGLIALLVGVTYGLQPYGGHTMGWTSPLVLGSVIGGVALLVTFVLIENRVAEPMIDMRLFKVRAFSAGQAVNLLASMSRGGLQFMLIIWLQGIWLPLHGYAFEDTPLWAGIYMVPLTIGFLIAGPASGALSDRFGARAFATGGLLLSAATFLGLILLPADFNYVLFAGLLALNGIGMGLMAAPNSAAIMNAVPASQRGAASGIRATGMNAGQVISLGGFFTLMAIGLAGSLPQAMNAGLVAAGVAPSQAAAASGASPVGILFAAFLGGNPIKELVPNADPAVAARVYGDSFFPDLISAPFRHGLAIAFTSAIVMLLIAAGASLLRGKKFVHEDAHADTAAGTATVAAAALTGLAREGAALDAVPGEDVAYEEALASRRRR, from the coding sequence ATCGCGGCCGCGACCAGGAGCCGCCGGACCGCGCTGTCCGTCACGACCGTCGGCATCCTCGCCGTCACCCTCAACTCGTCGATCCTGCTGATCTCGCTGCCGGCGATCTTCCGCGGGCTCGGCCTCGATCCTCTTGCGCCACAGAACATCTCCTATTTGCTCTGGATGCTGATGGGATTCATGCTCGTCACCGCAGTGCTGGTGGTGACGTTCGGTCGACTGGGTGACCAGTACGGCAGGGCGAAGGTGTTCAATCTGGGCTTCGCCGTCTTCACGGTCGGCTCGCTCGGGTGCGCCCTGGTTCCCAACAGCGGCGCTGCCGGCGCCCTGGAGATCATCATCTGGCGCGTCGTGCAGGGCATCGGCGGCGCGATGGTGATGGCGAACTCGACCGCGATCATCACGGACGCCTTCCCGCCGGCCCGGCGCGGCTTTGCGCTCGGCGTCAACCAGGTCGCCGGGCTGGCCGGCGGCTTCCTCGGGCTGATCATCGGCGGCGTGCTGTCGGAGTGGGACTGGCGCGCGGTGTTCTGGGTCAGCGTTCCCGTCGGCGTCTGGGGCACCTGGCGGGGGTACCGATCGCTCAGCGATCCGCCACGCGACCGCAGCCACAAGGTGGTCATCGACCTCTGGGGCAACCTGACCTTCGGTGTCGGCCTGATCGCCCTGCTGGTCGGCGTCACCTACGGCCTGCAGCCCTACGGCGGCCACACCATGGGCTGGACGTCACCCCTGGTGCTCGGTTCCGTCATCGGCGGTGTCGCCCTGCTCGTCACCTTCGTCCTCATCGAGAACCGGGTCGCCGAACCGATGATCGACATGAGGCTGTTCAAGGTGCGCGCCTTCTCTGCGGGTCAGGCCGTCAACCTGCTGGCATCGATGTCCCGCGGCGGCCTGCAGTTCATGCTGATCATCTGGCTCCAGGGCATCTGGCTTCCGTTGCACGGCTATGCCTTCGAGGACACCCCGCTGTGGGCCGGCATCTACATGGTGCCGCTGACGATCGGCTTCCTGATCGCCGGGCCGGCGTCCGGGGCGCTGTCCGACCGGTTCGGTGCGCGGGCGTTCGCCACCGGCGGTCTGCTGCTGTCGGCGGCGACGTTCCTGGGTCTGATCCTGCTGCCCGCCGACTTCAACTACGTCCTGTTCGCGGGCCTGCTGGCGCTGAACGGCATCGGCATGGGCCTGATGGCTGCACCGAACTCCGCCGCGATCATGAACGCTGTTCCGGCCTCCCAGCGTGGGGCGGCCTCTGGTATCAGGGCCACCGGCATGAACGCCGGCCAGGTGATCTCGCTCGGCGGGTTCTTCACGCTGATGGCGATCGGCCTGGCCGGCAGCCTCCCCCAGGCGATGAACGCCGGCCTCGTCGCAGCCGGCGTGGCGCCGTCCCAGGCGGCCGCTGCCTCGGGTGCGTCACCGGTGGGGATCCTGTTCGCGGCGTTCCTCGGCGGCAACCCGATCAAGGAACTCGTCCCGAATGCCGACCCCGCGGTCGCCGCCAGGGTCTACGGCGACTCGTTCTTCCCCGACCTCATCTCGGCCCCGTTCCGCCACGGCCTGGCGATCGCCTTCACCTCGGCGATCGTGATGCTGCTGATCGCGGCCGGGGCATCGCTGCTGCGCGGCAAGAAGTTCGTCCACGAAGACGCACACGCGGACACTGCCGCCGGTACCGCGACCGTCGCGGCGGCAGCTCTCACCGGACTCGCGCGCGAAGGTGCCGCGCTCGACGCCGTCCCGGGGGAGGACGTCGCCTACGAGGAGGCACTGGCAAGCCGGCGCCGTCGCTGA
- a CDS encoding FAD-binding oxidoreductase, with translation MSESSVSQSSVSQSSVSQSSVPRPPRMVSDRANRSLDVVPDSARSPIAKRWQRGVLRERIAESSTAATLVFDVPGCVGALAGQRMEIRLTAADFYRAQRAYSLSRVGVPGEVEVAVQVTPGGEISPFLVRDLAVGDEVEFRGPIGGWFTWEPAQPEPILLVGGGSGITPLMAMLRERRRVLDAGERATLPPMRMLYSVRTPSDVWFAQELLAAAAGEEICVVHTRQTTTGAPRPAGRISPDDLVWTSHAVDPSATTAYVCGPSGFVEHVSDLLLGWGHQATHIRTERFGWT, from the coding sequence ATGTCTGAGTCGTCGGTGTCGCAGTCGTCGGTGTCGCAGTCGTCCGTGTCGCAGTCGTCGGTGCCGCGGCCACCGCGCATGGTGAGTGACCGCGCCAACCGGTCACTGGACGTCGTGCCGGACAGCGCGCGGTCACCGATTGCGAAACGCTGGCAGCGGGGCGTCCTGCGGGAGCGGATCGCCGAATCGTCGACCGCGGCGACATTGGTCTTCGACGTTCCCGGGTGTGTCGGCGCGTTGGCCGGTCAACGGATGGAGATCCGGCTGACGGCTGCCGATTTCTATCGCGCCCAACGCGCGTACTCGCTGTCCAGGGTGGGTGTGCCCGGTGAAGTGGAGGTGGCCGTCCAGGTGACACCGGGTGGTGAGATCTCCCCGTTCCTGGTGCGGGACCTCGCTGTCGGCGACGAGGTCGAGTTCCGCGGACCGATCGGTGGCTGGTTCACCTGGGAGCCCGCGCAGCCGGAACCGATCCTGCTGGTCGGCGGCGGATCCGGGATCACGCCGCTGATGGCGATGCTGCGTGAGCGGCGTCGAGTGCTCGATGCGGGTGAGCGCGCCACCCTGCCGCCGATGCGGATGCTCTACTCGGTGCGTACCCCGAGCGACGTCTGGTTCGCGCAGGAACTCCTGGCCGCTGCTGCGGGTGAGGAGATCTGCGTGGTCCACACCCGCCAGACCACGACGGGCGCACCCCGTCCGGCGGGCCGGATCTCGCCGGACGACCTGGTCTGGACCTCGCATGCCGTCGATCCGTCCGCGACGACCGCCTACGTCTGCGGACCGTCGGGATTCGTCGAACACGTCAGCGATCTGCTGCTCGGGTGGGGTCATCAGGCCACCCACATCCGGACCGAGCGGTTCGGCTGGACCTGA
- a CDS encoding sulfite oxidase-like oxidoreductase, with the protein MSVVTRGFVGRRDHSAKLPPGQHFETGFPVLTVGPAPRISTERWELTVTTETGDRTVFDWASMQALGLEELQVDIHCVTSWSKFDTRWRGVSVERVLAGISTSATHLMAHCYGGYTTNLPLADVLDGRALIATEFDGEPLARDHGGPARLLVPHLYFWKSAKWVSELRLMTEDELGFWERNGYHAYGDPWREQRYSDV; encoded by the coding sequence ATGTCCGTCGTCACCCGGGGTTTCGTCGGCAGACGCGACCATTCGGCCAAGCTCCCGCCCGGTCAGCACTTCGAGACCGGATTCCCCGTGCTGACGGTCGGCCCGGCGCCGCGGATCAGCACCGAGCGCTGGGAACTGACCGTCACCACCGAGACCGGTGACCGGACGGTCTTCGACTGGGCGAGCATGCAGGCGCTCGGCCTGGAGGAACTGCAGGTCGACATCCACTGCGTCACGTCGTGGTCGAAGTTCGACACCCGCTGGCGGGGCGTCAGCGTCGAGCGCGTACTCGCCGGGATCTCCACCAGCGCAACACATCTGATGGCGCACTGCTACGGCGGTTACACCACCAACCTGCCCCTGGCCGACGTGCTGGACGGGCGCGCCTTGATCGCCACCGAGTTCGACGGCGAGCCGCTGGCCCGGGATCACGGCGGTCCGGCGCGGTTGCTGGTGCCGCACCTGTACTTCTGGAAATCGGCGAAGTGGGTCTCCGAGCTGCGGCTGATGACCGAGGACGAGCTGGGATTCTGGGAACGCAACGGCTACCACGCCTACGGCGATCCGTGGCGTGAGCAGCGGTACTCCGATGTCTGA